A window from Salarias fasciatus chromosome 11, fSalaFa1.1, whole genome shotgun sequence encodes these proteins:
- the tpbg gene encoding trophoblast glycoprotein → MRRSCGCNRGQIRRRLVKSAVLNVLFLLVIALSCHGCPDKCLCSSQTVKCQNQNLDAIPHSLPNNTKFLFVTGNSISRISAASFPARLDQLTDLYLSGNEVEYVDDMVFHNLPNLQKLDLSNNQILNFSKDAFPDDSKLQLLNLSRCFQNHSTADLVLNFLSRGNLPRLTNLDLSSNDLVILPDSILTNLSSLASLSLQNSSIISIHNGTLKAPPLQDLDLRDNSLRDLPLSMQAEFNLKPGLRIWLAGNPWRCDCFIDETLAWLRNSTQVVDLQNLTCADPEALRRHLLLQVEQSKLKCSSEMEGVLETSYVFLGLVLALIGVIFLLVLYLNRKGIKRWMYNIRDACRDHMEGYHYRYEINSDPRLANLSINSDV, encoded by the coding sequence ATGCGCAGGTCGTGCGGCTGTAACCGCGGACAAATCCGAAGGAGACTAGTCAAGTCCGCTGTTTTGAATGTACTTTTTCTGCTGGTGATCGCGCTGTCCTGCCACGGCTGCCCGGACAAATGCCTGTGCTCCTCACAAACTGTGAAATGCCAAAACCAAAACTTGGATGCCATTCCGCATTCCTTACCGAACAACACCAAATTCCTGTTCGTCACAGGAAACAGCATTTCCCGTATTAGTGCGGCCTCTTTTCCAGCCCGCCTGGACCAGTTAACAGATCTCTATCTCAGCGGGAATGAGGTGGAGTATGTCGATGACATGGTATTTCACAACTTGCCAAACCTTCAGAAGCTTGACTTGAGTAACAACCAGATCCTAAATTTTAGTAAAGATGCTTTCCCCGATGACAGCAAGCTGCAGTTGCTGAACCTCAGTAGATGTTTTCAGAATCATTCCACGGCGGATTTGGTCCTGAATTTCCTGAGCAGGGGAAACCTTCCTCGGCTGACCAACCTGGACCTGTCCAGCAACGACCTCGTGATCCTCCCCGACAGCATCCTGACAAACCTCTCCAGCCTGGCCAGCCTGAGCCTGCAGAACAGCTCCATCATTAGCATCCACAACGGGACCCTGAAGGCGCCCCCGCTGCAGGACCTCGACCTGAGGGACAACAGCCTGAGGGACCTGCCGCTCTCCATGCAGGCCGAGTTCAACCTCAAGCCTGGCCTCCGCATCTGGCTGGCGGGGAACCCCTGGCGCTGCGACTGCTTCATCGACGAGACGCTGGCGTGGCTGAGGAACTCAACGCAGGTCGTCGACCTTCAGAACCTGACCTGCGCGGACCCCGAGGCCCTCAGGCGCcacttgctgctgcaggtggagcagtcAAAGCTGAAGTGTTCCAGCGAGATGGAGGGCGTGCTGGAGACCTCGTACGTTTTCCTGGGACTCGTGCTGGCCCTGATCGGCGTGATATTCCTGCTGGTGCTCTATCTGAACAGAAAGGGCATCAAGCGGTGGATGTACAACATCCGGGACGCTTGTAGGGACCACATGGAGGGGTACCATTACAGGTATGAGATAAACTCTGACCCTCGCTTGGCCAATCTCAGCATCAATTCAGATGTGTGA